The following are from one region of the Tenacibaculum dicentrarchi genome:
- a CDS encoding dipeptidyl-peptidase 3 family protein codes for MKIKQILCTAAAVSVLVSCGLDAKKDAKEAVSKEVKKEVSDVLKFNYEVEQFADIKVLRYQIPGFEALTLKEKKLVYYLTQAGLAGRDIMWDQNYRHNLEIRKALEHINTNFSGDKNSEDFKKFTTYLKRVWFSNGIHHHYSNDKIKPDFSKEYLADLLKQTKANLSEEALEVIFNDKDAKKVNKKAGVDNVLASAINFYGADITSKEVEAFYKTAYKGKDASKPIEAGLNSKLVRENGKLVEKVWKSCGMYGGAIDTIIFWLDKAKEVAENQKQAKALGLLMEYYKTGSLDVWDEYCIAWATSTEGNIDWINGFIEVYNDPKGYRGSYETVVQIKDFDMSKKMKVLSENAQWFEDNAPLSPAHKKQNVVGVSYKTVNVAGEAGDASPSTPIGVNLPNNNWIRQQHGSKSVSLGNIIGAYGNAGGSGRLKEFAYSKEEVALELAHGKLADKLHTALHEVIGHASGQINKGIGQPKETLKNYASTMEEGRADLVGLYYLMDPKLQELGLVSDWKEVGKAAYDGYIRNGLMAQLIRIKLGDDIEEDHMVNRQWVSAWAFEQGKKDNVIEKVTKDGKTYFVVHDYMKLREIFGRLLKEAQRIKSEGDFDAAKALVEGYGVKVDQALHKEVLERNKQFTSAPYSGFVNPVLVPITDAKGSITDVKVTQPKTFEEQMKFYAKNHSFLPVKN; via the coding sequence ATGAAAATCAAACAAATACTTTGTACTGCCGCAGCGGTTAGCGTATTGGTTTCTTGTGGACTAGATGCTAAAAAAGATGCCAAAGAAGCAGTAAGTAAAGAGGTAAAGAAAGAAGTTTCTGATGTTTTAAAATTTAACTATGAGGTAGAGCAATTTGCCGACATTAAAGTGTTGAGGTATCAAATTCCAGGATTTGAAGCACTAACCTTAAAAGAAAAAAAGTTGGTGTATTATTTAACCCAAGCAGGTTTGGCAGGGCGAGATATTATGTGGGATCAAAATTACCGTCACAATCTTGAAATTAGAAAAGCTTTAGAGCATATTAATACTAATTTTTCAGGCGATAAAAACAGTGAAGATTTTAAAAAATTTACGACCTATTTAAAACGTGTTTGGTTTTCGAACGGAATTCATCATCATTATTCGAACGATAAAATTAAACCTGATTTTTCTAAAGAATATTTAGCAGATTTATTAAAGCAAACAAAAGCAAATTTATCCGAAGAAGCTTTAGAGGTTATTTTTAATGATAAAGACGCTAAAAAAGTAAACAAAAAAGCAGGTGTCGATAATGTTTTGGCATCGGCAATTAATTTTTACGGAGCAGATATTACCAGTAAAGAGGTTGAAGCTTTTTACAAAACAGCATACAAAGGAAAAGACGCTAGTAAGCCAATAGAAGCAGGTTTAAACTCGAAATTAGTTCGTGAAAACGGAAAATTAGTAGAAAAAGTATGGAAATCGTGTGGAATGTACGGTGGCGCAATTGACACTATTATTTTTTGGCTAGACAAAGCAAAAGAAGTTGCCGAAAATCAAAAACAAGCAAAGGCTTTAGGCTTGTTAATGGAGTATTATAAAACAGGAAGTTTAGATGTTTGGGATGAATATTGCATTGCTTGGGCAACATCTACAGAAGGAAATATTGATTGGATAAATGGTTTTATCGAAGTATATAATGACCCAAAAGGATATAGAGGTTCGTACGAAACGGTGGTGCAAATAAAAGATTTTGACATGTCTAAAAAGATGAAGGTTTTATCTGAAAACGCACAATGGTTTGAAGATAATGCGCCTTTATCGCCAGCACATAAAAAACAAAATGTAGTAGGAGTGTCTTATAAAACCGTAAATGTAGCGGGAGAGGCAGGAGACGCTTCGCCAAGTACGCCAATCGGGGTAAATTTACCAAACAATAATTGGATTCGTCAGCAGCATGGTTCAAAGTCAGTTTCGTTAGGAAATATTATTGGCGCTTATGGAAATGCAGGGGGTTCAGGAAGGTTAAAAGAATTTGCTTACAGTAAAGAAGAAGTAGCTTTAGAGCTTGCACACGGTAAATTAGCCGATAAATTACACACCGCTTTACATGAGGTAATCGGGCATGCTTCTGGGCAGATAAATAAAGGAATTGGGCAACCAAAAGAAACCTTAAAAAATTACGCATCGACCATGGAAGAAGGAAGGGCTGATTTAGTAGGATTGTATTATTTAATGGATCCTAAATTACAAGAATTAGGCTTGGTTTCTGACTGGAAAGAAGTAGGGAAAGCAGCTTACGATGGGTATATTAGAAATGGTTTAATGGCGCAATTAATCCGTATTAAATTAGGCGATGATATTGAAGAAGACCACATGGTAAACCGTCAATGGGTTTCGGCTTGGGCTTTTGAACAAGGAAAAAAAGACAATGTTATTGAAAAAGTAACCAAAGATGGTAAAACCTATTTTGTTGTACATGATTATATGAAACTTCGTGAAATTTTCGGTCGTTTGTTAAAAGAAGCGCAACGAATTAAATCAGAAGGAGATTTTGATGCCGCAAAAGCCTTGGTTGAAGGATATGGTGTTAAAGTAGATCAGGCATTACACAAGGAAGTTTTAGAGCGTAATAAACAATTTACTTCTGCGCCTTATAGCGGTTTTGTAAACCCTGTTTTAGTACCGATAACCGATGCAAAAGGTAGTATTACCGATGTAAAAGTTACTCAGCCTAAAACCTTTGAAGAGCAAATGAAGTTTTATGCTAAAAATCATAGTTTTTTACCTGTTAAAAATTAA
- a CDS encoding DNA-3-methyladenine glycosylase I — translation MKKRCSWVTDDLSYIKYHDTEWGVPVYDDAVLFEFLILESFQAGLSWITILKKRENFRLAFDNFDYTKIANYDEDKYQELLQNKGIIRHRLKIKSAILNAKLFIEIQKEFGSFSTYIWSFVQGKPIYNNFKTTAETPVKTVLSTQISTNLKKRGFKFVGDTIMYAYMQAIGMVNDHTTNCFKHPKF, via the coding sequence ATGAAAAAAAGATGTTCATGGGTTACAGATGATTTATCCTATATAAAATACCACGATACTGAGTGGGGAGTTCCCGTATATGATGATGCCGTTTTGTTTGAGTTTTTAATTTTAGAAAGTTTTCAAGCGGGTTTAAGTTGGATTACGATATTAAAGAAACGAGAAAATTTCCGCCTCGCTTTCGATAATTTTGATTACACTAAAATTGCCAATTACGATGAAGATAAATACCAAGAACTACTTCAAAATAAAGGAATTATAAGACATCGACTAAAAATTAAATCGGCTATTTTAAATGCCAAACTTTTTATAGAAATTCAAAAAGAGTTTGGGTCTTTTTCAACCTATATTTGGAGTTTTGTACAAGGAAAACCGATTTATAATAACTTTAAAACAACTGCCGAAACACCTGTTAAAACGGTTTTGTCAACACAAATTTCAACGAATTTAAAAAAGCGTGGATTTAAGTTTGTAGGCGACACAATAATGTATGCTTATATGCAGGCAATAGGCATGGTTAATGACCATACAACAAATTGTTTTAAGCATCCTAAATTTTAA
- the sppA gene encoding signal peptide peptidase SppA, whose product MKFLRNLLASITGFFIAIFLLFFFFIAIAAVVGSGMGSDEKIVVKSNSVLQLDLAMPIKDYAPKDDNPLAEVLELADEKLALNKIINAIENAKTDAKIKGISIKTIGVNAGIAQTQAIRNKIEEFKESGKFVYAYNDVYTQKNYYLSSVADSIFLNPVGAIDFKGLSTEILYYKDFEDKFGVKMEVIRHGKYKSAVEPYLLNEMSDANREQTTSLLKSIWSEITADVSKSRNISVEKLNIIADNANGRNAELAKENKLIDAIIYEDQYKEKLAINTDKKVHTISLADYIKSGKGRISSSAKNKIAVIYAQGEIRYAKGNENIIGQEVTNKAIRKARKDKNVKAIVLRVNSPGGSALASELIWRELELAKKEKPLVVSMGNLAASGGYYIACNADKIIAEPTTITGSIGVFGAVPNFHKLAGFMGINAEQVSTNSNPNYSVFEPINDKFYNVTKQGVEHIYTVFVNRVAAGRNMTFEQVNNVAQGRVWTGKQAVENGLVDQLGNLNDAIAVAANLAEIESYRVRNYPVYKKDFKETFNLSLFTKASKEDILKEALGDENYELYNNINELKKLEGIQARMPYILQIK is encoded by the coding sequence ATGAAATTTTTACGAAATTTACTCGCATCAATTACAGGCTTTTTTATCGCCATATTTTTACTATTTTTCTTCTTTATCGCCATTGCCGCCGTTGTAGGCTCAGGGATGGGTTCTGATGAAAAAATAGTGGTAAAATCGAATTCTGTTTTACAGTTAGACTTGGCGATGCCTATAAAAGATTATGCGCCAAAAGACGATAATCCGTTAGCAGAAGTCTTAGAATTAGCCGATGAAAAATTAGCCTTAAACAAGATTATAAATGCTATTGAAAATGCTAAAACCGATGCTAAAATTAAAGGAATTAGCATTAAAACAATAGGTGTAAATGCTGGTATTGCACAAACACAAGCGATTCGAAATAAAATTGAAGAATTTAAAGAAAGTGGAAAATTTGTATATGCTTATAATGATGTTTATACGCAAAAAAACTACTATTTAAGTTCGGTTGCCGATAGTATATTTTTAAATCCTGTGGGCGCTATCGATTTTAAAGGATTATCAACAGAAATTTTATATTATAAAGATTTTGAAGATAAATTTGGCGTTAAAATGGAAGTTATTCGTCACGGAAAATACAAAAGTGCGGTAGAGCCGTATTTATTAAACGAAATGAGTGATGCCAACCGTGAGCAAACTACGTCTCTTTTAAAATCTATTTGGTCGGAAATTACAGCAGATGTTTCTAAAAGTAGAAATATTTCTGTTGAAAAATTAAATATTATTGCCGATAATGCCAATGGTAGAAATGCCGAATTAGCTAAAGAAAATAAGTTAATTGATGCCATTATTTATGAAGATCAGTACAAAGAAAAATTAGCTATTAATACTGATAAAAAAGTACATACTATTTCTTTAGCTGATTATATAAAATCAGGAAAAGGACGCATTTCATCTTCGGCTAAAAATAAAATTGCCGTTATTTATGCGCAGGGAGAAATTAGATATGCCAAAGGAAATGAAAATATTATTGGGCAAGAAGTTACCAATAAAGCCATTCGAAAAGCTCGTAAAGATAAAAATGTAAAAGCTATTGTATTGCGTGTAAATTCACCTGGTGGAAGCGCCTTAGCTTCTGAACTTATTTGGCGTGAATTAGAATTGGCGAAAAAAGAAAAACCTTTAGTGGTTTCTATGGGGAATTTAGCCGCTTCGGGTGGTTATTATATTGCTTGTAATGCCGATAAAATTATTGCTGAACCTACAACTATTACAGGTTCTATTGGTGTTTTTGGAGCAGTTCCTAACTTTCATAAATTAGCAGGTTTTATGGGGATTAACGCTGAGCAGGTATCTACAAATAGTAACCCTAATTACAGTGTTTTTGAGCCGATAAATGACAAGTTTTATAATGTTACCAAACAAGGTGTTGAGCATATTTATACCGTTTTTGTAAACCGTGTTGCTGCAGGAAGAAATATGACTTTTGAGCAAGTAAATAACGTGGCTCAAGGACGTGTTTGGACAGGTAAACAAGCTGTTGAAAATGGTTTGGTTGACCAACTTGGTAACTTAAATGATGCCATTGCTGTTGCTGCAAATTTAGCCGAAATTGAAAGCTATAGAGTACGTAATTACCCTGTTTACAAAAAAGATTTTAAAGAAACTTTTAACCTTTCTCTTTTTACTAAAGCATCAAAAGAAGATATTTTAAAAGAAGCTTTAGGTGATGAAAATTATGAGTTATACAATAACATTAATGAGCTAAAAAAATTAGAAGGAATTCAGGCGAGAATGCCGTATATTCTTCAGATAAAATAA
- the metK gene encoding methionine adenosyltransferase, which produces MSYLFTSESVSEGHPDKVADQISDALIDNFLAFDKASKVACETLVTTGQVVLAGEVKSKTYLDVQKIARDVINKIGYTKSEYMFDGSSCGVFSAIHEQSPDINQGVVRANPEDQGAGDQGMMFGYATDETQNYMPLALDLSHRLLIELAELRRENKDITYLRPDAKSQVTIEYSDDNVPQRIDAIVISTQHDDFDADDAVMLAKIKKDIVSILIPRVVAKLPANIQKLFTDNITYHINPTGVFVIGGPHGDTGLTGRKIIVDTYGGKGAHGGGAFSGKDPSKVDRSGAYATRHIAKNLVASGLCKEVLVQVSYAIGVAKPTSINVETYGTSTVDKTDGEISKIVESIFDMRPYFIEQRLKLRTPIYSETAAYGHMGRESEIKTVTFSNPMGETVSQEVETFTWEKLDYVDVIKENFGL; this is translated from the coding sequence ATGTCATATTTATTTACTTCGGAAAGTGTTTCTGAAGGACATCCAGATAAAGTAGCAGATCAAATTTCTGATGCTTTAATAGATAATTTTTTAGCTTTTGATAAAGCATCAAAAGTAGCTTGTGAAACTTTAGTAACCACAGGACAGGTAGTTTTAGCTGGTGAAGTAAAATCTAAAACATATTTAGATGTTCAAAAAATTGCACGTGATGTAATTAACAAAATAGGATACACCAAAAGCGAATATATGTTCGATGGTAGTTCTTGTGGTGTTTTTTCAGCAATTCATGAGCAATCTCCAGATATAAATCAAGGAGTAGTAAGAGCAAATCCTGAAGATCAAGGAGCGGGAGACCAAGGAATGATGTTTGGTTATGCAACCGATGAAACGCAAAATTACATGCCGTTAGCCTTAGATTTATCGCACCGTTTGTTAATCGAATTAGCTGAATTACGTAGAGAAAATAAAGATATTACCTATTTACGTCCCGATGCAAAATCGCAAGTAACTATTGAATATTCTGACGATAACGTGCCACAAAGAATCGATGCCATTGTAATTTCTACACAGCACGATGATTTTGATGCCGATGATGCAGTAATGTTAGCTAAAATTAAAAAAGATATTGTTTCTATTTTAATTCCAAGAGTAGTTGCAAAATTACCAGCGAATATTCAAAAATTATTTACTGATAATATAACCTATCATATTAACCCAACAGGTGTTTTCGTAATTGGAGGACCTCACGGAGATACAGGTTTAACAGGGCGTAAAATTATTGTTGATACTTACGGAGGAAAAGGAGCACACGGAGGTGGAGCTTTTTCAGGAAAAGACCCATCGAAAGTAGATCGTTCTGGAGCCTATGCAACACGTCATATTGCTAAGAATTTAGTAGCTTCAGGATTATGTAAAGAAGTTTTAGTACAAGTTTCATACGCTATTGGAGTTGCAAAACCAACGAGCATTAATGTAGAAACTTACGGAACTTCAACAGTTGATAAAACAGACGGAGAAATCAGTAAAATAGTAGAAAGCATTTTTGATATGCGTCCTTATTTTATCGAGCAACGTTTAAAATTAAGAACGCCAATTTATTCTGAAACTGCTGCTTACGGGCATATGGGAAGAGAATCAGAAATTAAAACAGTAACTTTTTCAAACCCGATGGGCGAAACTGTTTCGCAAGAAGTAGAAACATTTACTTGGGAAAAATTAGATTATGTTGATGTAATTAAAGAAAATTTCGGTTTGTAA
- the trxA gene encoding thioredoxin produces MALEITDANFEELVLKSDKPVLVDFWAAWCGPCRMVGPIVDEIGNEYEGKAVVGKVDVDNNQEFAAKYGVRNIPTVLVFKNGEVVDKQVGAAPKKAYTDKIDAAL; encoded by the coding sequence ATGGCATTAGAAATTACAGACGCAAACTTCGAAGAGTTAGTATTAAAATCAGACAAACCAGTATTAGTTGATTTCTGGGCAGCATGGTGTGGTCCTTGTAGAATGGTAGGTCCTATTGTTGACGAAATTGGTAACGAATATGAAGGAAAAGCTGTTGTTGGTAAAGTTGATGTTGACAATAACCAAGAATTTGCGGCTAAATATGGTGTAAGAAATATTCCTACTGTATTAGTATTTAAAAACGGTGAAGTTGTAGACAAACAAGTTGGTGCAGCTCCTAAAAAAGCATATACTGATAAAATTGATGCTGCTTTATAA
- a CDS encoding DUF58 domain-containing protein, with protein sequence MIDIKTISSDIKNLELLAKQVVEGFITGIHKSPFHGFSVEFSEHKLYNKGESTRHIDWKLFAKTEKLYIKKYEEETNLRCHIIIDNSASMHYPIIKNQTINHLNKVSFSAVAAACLMEILKKQRDAVGLSIYSDSYEYYAPEKGSERHHKMLLNQLDNLLVSTSKTSTETYQYLHEISEKIHRRSLIFLFTDMFQTTKNEEELFDALRHLKFNKHEVILFHTYDKKTELLFNFDNSPKKFVDIETGEEINLHPDNIQKKYTAFSKLQHKNLKNKCLQYKIDYIPVDINEGFDKILTAYLVSRQKKHQ encoded by the coding sequence ATGATTGATATCAAAACAATTTCTTCGGATATTAAAAACCTTGAATTACTTGCCAAGCAAGTCGTTGAAGGTTTTATTACAGGCATACACAAAAGTCCTTTTCATGGGTTTTCGGTAGAATTTTCGGAACATAAGCTATATAATAAAGGTGAAAGTACCCGTCATATAGATTGGAAGCTATTTGCTAAAACCGAAAAGCTATACATCAAAAAATATGAAGAAGAAACCAATTTGAGGTGTCATATTATTATTGATAATTCGGCATCGATGCACTACCCTATTATTAAAAACCAAACAATCAACCACTTAAATAAAGTTAGTTTTTCGGCAGTTGCCGCAGCTTGCTTGATGGAAATTTTAAAAAAGCAACGAGATGCTGTTGGTTTGAGTATTTATTCGGATAGTTACGAATATTACGCACCCGAAAAAGGAAGCGAGCGTCATCATAAAATGTTATTGAATCAATTAGATAATTTATTAGTATCAACAAGTAAGACGAGTACAGAAACCTATCAATATTTACATGAAATATCCGAAAAAATACATCGTCGTTCTTTGATCTTTTTATTTACCGATATGTTTCAGACTACAAAAAATGAAGAAGAATTATTTGACGCTTTACGACATTTAAAATTCAATAAACATGAGGTAATTTTGTTTCACACCTATGATAAAAAGACGGAATTGCTATTTAATTTTGATAATAGCCCCAAAAAATTTGTAGATATTGAAACCGGGGAAGAAATAAATTTACATCCTGATAATATTCAAAAAAAATATACAGCATTTAGTAAATTACAACACAAAAACTTAAAAAACAAATGCTTACAATATAAAATAGATTACATTCCTGTTGATATAAACGAAGGTTTTGACAAAATATTAACCGCTTACTTGGTTAGTAGACAAAAAAAACATCAATAA
- the thrS gene encoding threonine--tRNA ligase, protein MIKITLPDGTVKEFEVNSTPMNVAKSISEGFARNVISANFNGTTVETTTPLTTDGALILYTFNDNDGKKAFWHSSAHVLAQAILTFHPEAKLTIGPAIDNGFYYDIDLGEEVISEKDFPAIEKKFLELARGKHEFKLRAISKADALAYYQKENNQYKVELIENLTDGDITFCDHSDFTDLCRGGHIPNTGIIKAIKVMNVAGAYWRGDEKNNQLTRIYGVSFPKQKMLTEYLEILEEAKKRDHRKLGKELELFTFSQKVGAGLPLWLPKGAALRGRLEDFLKKAQKKAGYEMVMTPHVGQKELYVTSGHYAKYGEDSFQPIKTPKMDEEFLLKPMNCPHHCEVYNFKPHSYKDLPKRFAEFGTVYRYEQSGELHGLTRVRGFTQDDAHIFCTPEQLDQEFKEVIDLVLYVFKSLGFEDFTAQVSIRDMQNLDKYIGDVKTWELAEKAIINAATDKGLDFVIEEGEAAFYGPKLDFMVKDALGRSWQLGTIQVDYNLPKRFELSYKGADNQLHQPVMIHRAPFGSMERFIAVLLEHTGGNFPLWLTPEQVILLPISDKYEKYTKKVLTLLENSEIRTLVDSRSEKTGRKIRDAEVSKIPFMVIIGEKEEQDGTVSVRKHGEGDIGTFTIEEFISLIQKEVSKTLVPFGN, encoded by the coding sequence ATGATTAAAATTACACTACCCGACGGAACGGTTAAAGAATTTGAAGTAAACAGCACGCCAATGAACGTTGCTAAAAGTATTAGTGAAGGTTTTGCTAGAAATGTAATTTCGGCAAATTTTAACGGCACAACCGTTGAAACCACTACCCCACTAACTACTGATGGTGCTTTAATATTGTACACTTTTAATGACAATGACGGAAAAAAAGCGTTTTGGCATTCATCGGCACACGTATTAGCACAAGCTATTTTAACGTTTCATCCTGAAGCAAAATTAACCATCGGGCCGGCAATTGACAACGGTTTTTATTATGATATTGATTTAGGAGAAGAGGTGATTTCTGAAAAAGATTTTCCAGCAATTGAAAAGAAATTTTTAGAATTAGCACGTGGAAAACACGAATTTAAATTACGTGCAATTTCTAAAGCAGATGCCTTAGCGTATTATCAGAAAGAAAATAATCAATATAAAGTTGAGTTAATTGAAAACTTAACGGACGGCGATATTACTTTTTGCGACCACAGCGATTTTACAGATTTATGTAGAGGAGGGCATATTCCAAATACAGGAATTATAAAAGCGATAAAAGTAATGAATGTTGCCGGAGCATACTGGCGAGGCGATGAAAAAAATAATCAATTAACACGTATTTACGGTGTTAGTTTCCCTAAACAAAAAATGCTTACCGAGTATTTAGAAATATTAGAAGAAGCTAAAAAAAGAGACCATAGAAAACTAGGAAAAGAATTAGAACTTTTCACATTTTCACAAAAAGTGGGTGCTGGTTTGCCTTTATGGTTGCCAAAAGGTGCCGCACTTAGAGGGCGTTTAGAAGACTTTTTAAAGAAAGCTCAAAAGAAAGCTGGGTATGAAATGGTAATGACTCCTCATGTAGGACAGAAAGAATTATACGTTACTTCTGGTCATTATGCAAAATATGGAGAAGATAGTTTTCAGCCGATAAAAACACCAAAGATGGACGAAGAGTTTTTATTAAAACCGATGAATTGTCCACATCATTGTGAGGTTTATAATTTCAAACCTCATTCTTATAAAGATTTACCTAAACGTTTTGCAGAATTTGGAACCGTTTACCGATATGAACAAAGTGGTGAATTACACGGTTTAACACGTGTAAGAGGTTTTACGCAAGATGACGCACATATTTTTTGTACGCCTGAACAATTAGACCAAGAGTTTAAAGAGGTTATTGATTTAGTACTTTATGTATTTAAATCATTAGGCTTTGAAGATTTTACAGCACAAGTTTCCATTCGAGACATGCAAAATCTTGATAAATATATTGGTGATGTTAAAACTTGGGAACTTGCAGAAAAAGCCATTATCAATGCCGCTACCGATAAAGGGTTAGATTTTGTGATTGAAGAAGGTGAAGCGGCATTTTATGGACCGAAATTAGACTTCATGGTAAAAGATGCTTTAGGCAGAAGTTGGCAACTTGGAACCATACAAGTGGACTATAATTTACCTAAAAGGTTCGAATTATCGTATAAAGGTGCCGATAATCAATTACATCAACCTGTAATGATTCACAGAGCTCCTTTTGGGTCGATGGAACGTTTTATTGCCGTATTATTAGAGCATACAGGCGGAAACTTCCCACTTTGGCTAACCCCTGAGCAGGTTATCTTATTGCCTATCAGTGATAAATATGAAAAATACACGAAAAAAGTTTTAACTTTGTTAGAAAATTCCGAAATTCGCACCCTAGTAGATAGCCGAAGTGAAAAGACAGGAAGAAAAATTCGTGATGCCGAAGTTAGTAAAATACCTTTTATGGTTATTATTGGCGAAAAAGAAGAACAAGATGGCACGGTATCTGTAAGAAAACACGGTGAAGGAGATATTGGTACATTTACCATCGAAGAATTTATTTCATTAATACAAAAAGAAGTAAGCAAAACTTTAGTTCCTTTTGGAAATTAA
- the infC gene encoding translation initiation factor IF-3, with protein sequence MKEDQHRINDKIRYVDEVRLVGENIEVGVYPLEKAKQLAIEQELDLVEISPKAVPPVCKIIDYKKFLYEQKKRDKALKSKATKVIVKEIRFGPQTDEHDYEFKKKHAIKFLQDGAKLKAFVFFKGRSIVFKEQGQILLLKLAQELEGYGKVEQMPKLEGKRMIMFIAPKKAK encoded by the coding sequence ATTAAAGAAGATCAACATAGAATTAATGATAAAATTAGATATGTTGATGAAGTTCGCTTGGTAGGCGAAAACATCGAAGTGGGTGTATATCCTTTAGAAAAAGCCAAACAACTGGCAATTGAACAAGAGTTAGATTTAGTTGAAATTTCACCTAAAGCTGTACCCCCTGTTTGTAAAATTATTGATTATAAAAAGTTTTTATACGAACAAAAAAAACGTGATAAAGCTTTAAAATCAAAGGCAACAAAAGTTATTGTAAAAGAGATTCGTTTCGGACCTCAAACTGACGAGCATGATTACGAATTTAAAAAGAAACATGCTATTAAGTTTTTACAAGACGGTGCAAAGTTAAAAGCATTTGTTTTCTTCAAAGGACGTTCTATTGTTTTTAAAGAACAAGGGCAAATTTTATTATTAAAATTAGCACAAGAACTAGAAGGATACGGTAAAGTAGAGCAAATGCCTAAATTAGAAGGAAAACGTATGATTATGTTTATTGCCCCTAAAAAGGCTAAATAA
- the rpmI gene encoding 50S ribosomal protein L35 has protein sequence MPKIKTKSSAKKRFKVTGSGKIKRKHAFKSHILTKKSKKRKLALRHATLVHKSDVANIKQQLVLR, from the coding sequence ATGCCTAAAATTAAAACAAAATCTAGTGCCAAGAAACGTTTCAAAGTAACTGGTTCTGGTAAAATAAAAAGAAAGCACGCTTTTAAAAGCCACATTTTAACAAAGAAATCTAAAAAACGTAAGCTTGCTTTAAGACATGCAACATTAGTACACAAATCTGATGTAGCAAATATTAAGCAACAATTAGTTTTAAGATAA
- the rplT gene encoding 50S ribosomal protein L20, with amino-acid sequence MPRSVNSVASRRRRKKILKAAKGYFGRRKNVYTVAKNAVEKAMSYAYRDRKNNKRNFRALWIQRINAGARQFGMSYSQFMGKVKANNIELNRKVLADLAMNNPEAFKAIVEKVK; translated from the coding sequence ATGCCAAGATCAGTAAATTCAGTAGCCTCAAGAAGAAGAAGAAAAAAAATCTTGAAGGCAGCAAAAGGTTACTTCGGAAGACGTAAAAACGTTTACACAGTAGCAAAAAATGCGGTAGAAAAAGCGATGTCATACGCTTACCGTGACCGTAAAAATAACAAGAGAAATTTCCGTGCATTATGGATTCAACGTATCAACGCTGGAGCTCGTCAGTTCGGAATGTCTTACTCTCAGTTTATGGGTAAAGTAAAAGCTAACAATATCGAATTAAACCGTAAGGTTTTAGCTGATTTAGCTATGAACAATCCAGAAGCTTTTAAGGCCATTGTAGAAAAAGTAAAATAA